From the genome of Burkholderia cepacia ATCC 25416:
ACGTCGCTTCGCTCGTGGCGGGGAAGAACAGCTTGGCGATCGTCACCGCGAAGAAGCCGTAGACGATCAGGTCGAACCATTCGAGTGCGTTGCCGATCGACGCCGCGAAGATGATGCGCCGGATCTTCGCGGCGCTGGGGAGGGCGGCTTCCTGCGAGGTCAGGGTGGTCGTGTTCATCGTGTGGGCAGATCCCGTGAAAGGGGCGAAGCGCGTTACAGGGTGGCGCCGGCCGCGGCGGGCGCCGCGCGGCGAACGGTCGGGGCGTCCTCGCCGAGATCCCAGAAGAGACCGGCCATCATCTGCAGGCCCTCACTGACGACGCTCGCGAGCAGGTGCTCGTCGGGCGCGTGCTGCGAGCACGCGGGGTACGAATGGGGTACCCACAGGGTCGGCAGCCCGAGCGTGTCGGCGAACACTTCGTTCGGCAGCGTGCCGCCGAGATTCGGCAGGATCGCGGGTTTCTTGCCGGTGGTCCGCGCCAGCGACGCGACCGCCCAGCGGACCCACGGATCGTCCGGCGGCACGCGCGTCGCCGGTGCACCGCGCTCGACGTCGATCTCGATGTCGGCGAAGCCGTGCGCATCGAGGTGCGTGCGCAGGTGCGCATGCAGCGCCTGCCAGTCGGTGCCGACGACGAAGCGCAACTGGCAGTGCGCATACGCGGCGGGCGGGATCGCATTGACGGGGTGCTCGGGGTTGCCGGCCTTGAATGCGAGGATCTCGAACGTGTTCCAGCCGAACACGCGTTCGGGCGCGGTGAGGCCGGGCTCGCCCCAGCCGGCGTCGAGCGCCGGATCGCCGGGGCCGCCGCCGACGCAGAGATCGGCGAGCGCCTCGCGCACGTCGGCCGGGATCGGCGGCGGACGCAGCCCCGCGACGCGAATCGCGCCGCGCGCGTCGACGAGGCTCGCGAGTGCGTGCGCGAGCACGATCGCCGGATTGCGCAGCAGCCCGCCCCAGTTGCCGGAGTGATGCGCGCCGTCACGGGCACGCAGGCTCAGCTTGAAATTGACCGAGCCGCGCGAGCCGAGGAACACCGTGGGGCGCGCGGCCGCGATGCGCGGGCCGTCGGACGCGATCAGCACGTCGGCCGCGAGCGCATCGCGCTCCTGACGGCACAGTGCGTCGAGGCCCGGCGAACCCGTTTCCTCGCCCATCTCGATCAGCAGCTTCGCGTTGAAGCCCATCCGGCCGCCGCGTGCATCGAGCACGCTCGCCAGCGCGGCCAGGTTGATGGTGTGCTGGCCCTTGTTGTCGGCGCTGCCGCGGCCGTACCAGCGGTCGCCGTCGGCCGTCAGCGTCCACGGCGACAGCGGTGCGCGCCACTGCGCGTCGTAGCCGCGCACGACGTCGCCGTGGCCGTAGATCAGCACGGTCGGCAGTGCATCGTCTTCGTGGCGCGATGCGAGCAGGAACGGGCCGCCGCCGTCGACGGGGTTGTCGACGATCCGCGACGTGAAGCCGAGGCGCGCGGCCTCGGGTGCGATCTCGTCGGTCAGGTAGGCGCGCAGCGCGGCACCGTTGCCGCTCTCCTGGCTTTCGGTTCGCAAGCCGACGCGGCGGCTCAGAGTCGTGAAGAACGCACCGGATTCGAACTGGTTCAGCGCGTGCTGGATGGCGGCGGTACGGCTCAAGTCGTGTCTCCTCTGTCGGGTTCGCTGCACGCCGCGGATCGTGCGTGCAGCGTGAAGTGCGATCGATTCTAGAAAGCCGTTTTTTTTGTCACAATGATCGAATTTCGAACCTTTCTTTGCCGAAAAGGCAAAGCAGCGCGGCCGGCAGCCGGGCGGAGACAGAACGATGGCGGCTTTCCTGCATGGCCTGGCGTTGCGGTATTTCGTCGAGGTGGCGCGCACCGGTTCGATCAGCGACGCGTCCGCGCGGCTGCACGTGGCCGTCTCGGCGATCAGCCGCCAGATCGCGAAACTCGAGAGCGAGCTCGGGGCACCGCTGTTCGAGCGCCGGCCGCGCGGGATGGCGCTGTCGGAGGCCGGCGAGCGGCTTCTGGCGTTCGCGCAGCGCAGCCTGCTGGAGGCCGAGCACGTGATGAAGGACATCGGCGGGCTCGACGCGCTGCACGGCAGCCTGCTGAAGATCGCCTGCTCGGAAGGGTTCGCGATCGATTTCCTGCCCGGCACGCTCGCGCGCTTCAAGGCGCGCCATCCGGGCGTCGATTTCTCGGTGTGGGTCGTGTCGCCGGCGGACGCGACGCGGCGCGTGCGCGACGGCGACGTGGACATCGCGTTGAGCTTCAGCCTCGCGCCGGAGAAGGGCGTGCGCGTCGAACATACCGAGCGCGCGCCGATCTTCGCGCTGGTGCGGCGCGACCATCCGCTCGCGACGCGTGAAGCGGTGTCGCTCG
Proteins encoded in this window:
- a CDS encoding M20 family metallopeptidase yields the protein MSRTAAIQHALNQFESGAFFTTLSRRVGLRTESQESGNGAALRAYLTDEIAPEAARLGFTSRIVDNPVDGGGPFLLASRHEDDALPTVLIYGHGDVVRGYDAQWRAPLSPWTLTADGDRWYGRGSADNKGQHTINLAALASVLDARGGRMGFNAKLLIEMGEETGSPGLDALCRQERDALAADVLIASDGPRIAAARPTVFLGSRGSVNFKLSLRARDGAHHSGNWGGLLRNPAIVLAHALASLVDARGAIRVAGLRPPPIPADVREALADLCVGGGPGDPALDAGWGEPGLTAPERVFGWNTFEILAFKAGNPEHPVNAIPPAAYAHCQLRFVVGTDWQALHAHLRTHLDAHGFADIEIDVERGAPATRVPPDDPWVRWAVASLARTTGKKPAILPNLGGTLPNEVFADTLGLPTLWVPHSYPACSQHAPDEHLLASVVSEGLQMMAGLFWDLGEDAPTVRRAAPAAAGATL
- a CDS encoding LysR family transcriptional regulator — encoded protein: MAAFLHGLALRYFVEVARTGSISDASARLHVAVSAISRQIAKLESELGAPLFERRPRGMALSEAGERLLAFAQRSLLEAEHVMKDIGGLDALHGSLLKIACSEGFAIDFLPGTLARFKARHPGVDFSVWVVSPADATRRVRDGDVDIALSFSLAPEKGVRVEHTERAPIFALVRRDHPLATREAVSLADVARHPHVLPEAGTTVRQLIDIACALDGLLLEPELTSNNTAAMYGYARRTGAVMFTGLLSVRDRCAADGFVVVPVTNPQLRERSIQIQTMAGRDLPASVRAFRDHLIDAMQAASPPPAAARGPRRRPVR